ATGAGTTGCATCCCACGTGAATGGATTTGGACTCTTACCTGCGGAATGCGGCATCCATGTTGGTGATGATCGGGTTGGGCCTCATGTTTAATGCCAACTCGGGATGTGCCAGAGCCTCAAATCTGAGGGACGTGACTTTGCGTTCCTTGACAAGCCTGGTGTTGACGTTCGTGAGGTGGTTCAGGCACACTCCCCACTTCCTCAACTCAATCTGCTGAGCCAAGTGGAGGATATCGAAGGAGGCCTTCTGGCGGAGGAGGTTATCACGTACCTGGTGGGAAAAGTAGATATCAATTTTATTGTTTCTATTTCTTCTTGATATTGTCAGTGGTACATTGTTCTGTAACTAAAGATAAAGAAATGGTTGGGAGATATGCGTTTTTTAAAATGAGCCCATGCATCACTGAGTCAAAAGAATTAGAAAATGGCTTGTAGGAAAGGAGTAATACTTCCATTGATGGGTCACGAAACTGCAACATATATGCCAGCATCCTTCATGTTAATGTTTGGTATTTCCTCTCGTACTTTTTCAGAATACATATTTCAAACACATGAGGTCAATCGTGTGAACAAACCTCATCCAGTTTGGTCGTGAGATAGTCCTGCCTGGCCAGTTGCAGGGCCAGAACTCTCTTTACTACCGGCCCATAGAGCAGCCTGGTGGCTTCCCAAACGTCGAGGGGCACGGGTCCATGGAGAAGAGCTTCGATCTCCGCCTCCACGGCTTGCAATTCCTTCCTAGAGGCCGCCTCGCGCGTGTGAAGTGAGGCCGAGTCAGCAATGCTCTGGTGGGGTAAAAAGGTCAACAAAAGAGGTAATCCCGATGCACTGAATTGTCCAAAACCTTCTTGTCGTGGTGTTCTGCGTTTACCTTGACACCGGAGGACTTCTCAGAAAGCCAGTCAAGCCCGGCCTTGACACTTTTCTCATCTGCGGCAGCTCGCATCAGCTGGTGCTGAGCCATAATGTGCGCAAGCCGAAGTCTGGCCAGTTGGTCCACCTCGTTCTTTTCCTcattctcttcttcctctttgccTTCCCGAGAGCTGAGGTCCAACAACTGGAAGCGTTCTGAGCAAGAGGTCTCAACAAGGTCCGTAAAGAAGTGCTTCCGAGTGAAAGCGGAGAGCGTTTTAGTGTTCAGCTCCTCTTGGCTCAGATACAGATTCAGAGAGAGCTGAGAAAGAAGAGGCTTGTGCTTTCTGCCGGCAGAGGAGTGCACGGCTTCCGGCTGAACGGAGAGGTGTGATGCCAGCTCGCCCACCTTGCCCACGAGAACTTGGAGCTCAGCATTAGTATTGGCGTTCTCGCCTGCGAGAAAAGCGTTAGCCTCCGTTAGCTGGGACGCAGCGCTCTCCAATTCGGCGACGAGTCGGGGGTGGACGTCTGCGCGAGAAGCAGCCAAAGCCTGCAGCCTCTTGCAGTGCTGCCGCTTCCGTGCCTTCTCCTTCATCAGTGCCTGGAGCTCTGCTTCTAAATTTTCTACAGTCACACCATCCTCAGCTGCACTGCTCTCTTGGGATGGTCCGATGGTTTTAAGGACCTTGACCAAGGCTGCTTCGTCCAGGATGGGCGTGCCAGACTTCTGGAGCtcctgataagccaggacttcCTCTGTGGTCAAAACATTGCTCCGGTTCAGGCTTCGacagacaaaacacaacaaacggAGGTTTTCCTGGGAACTATTAAAAAGCCAGTCGAAGTCCGAGGCTTCCAGGGAAGATGCGGCGGAATAGCCCAGTCGAGCCATGGCCTCCACAAACTGCCCACCGTTTAACATGGCGCTTGTGCTGTTGTTCCACAGCTGGATGAGAGGTTCCTGAGAAAATAGGATGTTACAAGCCTCGTTAATTCCATGCGACACGTCAGTTCTCATCTAGCTGAAGCCGTCTTATTTTGGTTGGTCCAAAAGTGTCAACGTGTACAGACCACTGGCAAACACCGCGCAAGCGATTTCGAATAGACACAAGAGGTGCCGGTTCAGTAAAAACAAGCAAGACGTGATGACACTGTAATACAGCAAGCAACAGTCAATGCTCCCGGCGGTAACGTCGAAGGCACGCCGTTTTTCCCGTGACAAGCGTTAAATGTCAGTCAAACACTACTCACAATTTGGGTCACGGACGGAGGTTAGCAAGTAGCCTCTTGAAACGCGCGCCTAAACTCATACGTCATCAACAGGGGACGTCGTCAATGGGATGACGCAACCATACTGCTCGACCAATTGCGTTACGAcctcaaaaagtattttcctcCCATGTTTCGCTCCCTTCCTCCCACTTCCTCAGATAGAAATTGCCACACTCCCAAATTCAGAGTTCCCGCTGACCTCCCGTTACAACTGACAATAACTGGTAAGGAAAAAAGCTACTCTCAAAGGTTTCGCTCCTTTATGACTTTTTGGCGTAATTTAATGAGCAACCTGCTCAATCGCATTTTCTACAGCTTGAAAGGCACCCGCTAATCATCCTTCACATGGTGGTTCTTATTTTTAGAATCCATCTGAAACTAATTAAGCAACAGTGCATTCCAGATTGTAGAACATTTGGTCAAATATTGGATATGAAGTACATTGCATGAATTTAACCTACGGGTGTGCAGATTTTTGTTCCCTTGAGCCACATGGCACGTTTCAACGGACAATACAAGTTTAAAAGTGTTTCTAAAATCGCTGTtatagtaaaataaaaataattcttcaatatgacaatttttttgtataatcAGTTGCAAATGTCCCCAGAGTGGGATTAATAAAGGTTAAATTTATTTCTTTAATACAATGAAAACCAACATTGTCTGTTTTCtaatttttctgtttcatgAAAATTGTTTATCTTAATAAAATGATATATTTTCAAAACTTCCATAAAACTAATTTAATTATAATTAGACAGttaattgaataaaaatgtaaaattattttaCGTGAGCACCGgccgaacaaaaaaataataataataataatcctcaaATAAACCAAATACCgaattgaataaaacattttaatgtttcAATGCAGTTTAAGAAATGTGCCGTTCCATCCTATTTTTGGCATGACGTTATAAGATGTTCGTTAACACTACTAAGGGTCCACCCGGTCTTCCTCCAAGGTGCCGACCAAAACGTCAAACCATGGTTCGAGCTCAAACATGGATTCTGGCCAAACATTTCAATGGCTTCCCCAAGGAAAGCGACTTCCAGCTCAAAGAGGAGGAGCTCCCTGAGCCTAAAGCTGGAGgttcgaccttttttttttatggacattTGCCGCGTTGACGTCTTATTGATGCCGTTGTCCTTTGTTTCAGAGGTGCTTTTGGAGGCGTTGTTTCTAAGTGTTGATCCTTACATGAGGTGGGTGAAAATAAGTCAGCTCGTCCTCTCTGAAAAGTATTAAGTTGGTGCAAAATGCTGAAgctcatttcttaactggttaaatttcaatttgagtctttttgtcattttaaaatctcTAAATCTGATAGTTTATTGTAATACAGATTCATTTAATAATTGGGAAGCGGACCGTCCAATTATCATCACATACTAAATCGCAGTTGCAATCTTGGGAGGtcggggagttttttttttttttaaatcgttgcgctctatttttaaagtgttttataATGCGAGTCGAACTTCTGCATTGCCAATTGTATTAACATGGCTTCCTGTCTCTAGGCCATTTAGCCGCGTTCGCATGAAAGAAGGAGATGTGATGATCGGAACTCAAGTGGCCAagtaaggaggaggaggagagcacaTCTTGCACATATGGTTGACACCCGACGCCGAGAAACAAACAAGCTGACTCACTGGGATGGAATTGGACTGTTTTGGATTAGTCACTCACTTGATTTTTCCAGAGAACTTCAAAGTTCTGCTGCCTTTGTTGTTCTGTAGGGTGATCCAGACCAACAACGCATCATTTCCCGTTGGGGCCCACGTGGTCAGCCGCGACGGATGGAGAACGCACACCGTGTCGGACGGGTCCAACCTCGTTCCCGTCATGCCCGACTGGCCTCTGGACGTTTCCTTGTCCTTGGCTCTGGGCATCATCGGCATGCCTGGGTAAGGATGCTGTGACGTTATTACCGTCAAGTTGTTCTCAAACATGTTAAACCAAttacaatgaaaaggaaaaaaaacctcaataaTCATTCTATGGTAAcatattgcacaaaaaaaagttgaaatctaGTCTTAACATACTGACTATTCTCCTGGCTCTGCATCTTCGTACACTTAACAACTTAACTGTTGAAACTGGTTAAGACTGTGGAGTCACACACAGAAAGGTACCAACACATTGTTGCGCTCCGACGTGGGCGTGGCTAAAGCAGTATCAGAATACAGATTGTTATGGCGAGGGCAAACTTTCTAAAAAatctagcaacaaaaaaaaaaagggctcctGGGCCATGTCTCTGATCTTTCTGGCATATGCGAAATAGTTCAACTGAGGATATACGGTCCTCTGTAATTAACGAGCAGTAAAGCCACAAGGACCGGTATAACATCTGGTGCCGTGACCCGGATTCTTACCAATCGCAAGTCCCCGATGTCACCAGGCTGACGGCTCTATATGGAATTGAGGAAGTCCTGGAGCTGAAATCGGGCGAGACTCTGCTAGTGAATGCGGCAGCGGGGGCGGTGGGCTCGGTGGTGGGGCAGATGGCCAAAATGAAGGGCTGCAGAGTGGTGGGCTCGGCGGGGTCGGATGCCAAGGTGGCCTTCCTCAAAGAGCTGGGCTTCGACGAGGCCTTCAACTACAAAACGGTCGCGTCCCTGGAGGAGACTCTGAAGAAGGCCGCTCCCGACGGATACGACTGCTTTTTTGAAAACGTGAGCGAATCCCGATGAGAACGCTCCAAATCCTTCCTGGACTTATTTTTGATTCCTCATCAGGTTGGAGGCCCTTTCTCGAGCGTTGCCATGTCACAGATGAAAGATTTCGGAAGAATAGCCGTGTGTGGAAGTATATCCACGTACAATGACACTGAGGTTCAGACAGGTAGGTACTGCCCGGCTAGTACAAACCCAATTTCACAGGAAGTTGGGACCTTGTATTAAAAGTGAATCAAATCCGAATACCATTTCCAAATCGTGTTCAAAGCAAGgacgtatgtgtttgtgtgtgttgtcaagGACATCACCACATGGGCTCCGTAACACTTGAGAAACCCAATGTCACTCAAAACAGTTTGACGGTAAATCCATAAGCGCGACTTCAAACTGTACTATGAAAAGCAAAAGCTATTTCTCAACAACAGACGGAAATGCCGACAGCTTCTCTGCGCCCAAGCTCATCGAAGATGGGCTGATCTAACGTGGAAAAGTGGtctgtggtctgatgagtccacgtctcactttgtttttggaaattgtggacgtCGTGTCCGCCAGACCAAAGAGGTAATAAAATAATCATCTGGACTGTTACAGGCGCAAAGTTCAAGGCCAGCACCTGTGATAGTATGGGGCTGTATTCGTGCCAATGGCACATTTGTGAAGGCACCATTTGGGCAGAAAGGTACATCCAAATTTGGGAGAAGCATATGCTGCTATCCAAGCAACGTCTTTTTCCTGGATgcccctgcttatttcagcaagacgatGCCAAAGCAAATTCCGCACGTTACAACAGCGTAGGTTCATTGGAGTAAAAGACTACCGGTACTcaactggcctgcctgcagtctagacctgtctcccattgaacatGTGAAGCATAAAATAGGACAACGGAGACCCCAGATTCTTGAACAGCTGAAGTTGTACATCGAGCAAGAATTCGACAATTGGTGTCTTCAGTTTCTAAATGTTGGTAATGTAACACAGTGGGAAACAtgaccctgtcccagcttttttggaacatgttacAGCCGTAAAATTCTAAATGGATGAGTTTTTGCGAAAAATAATcaagttgatcagtttgaacatgaaataccTTATAAATCATTGCATTCGGTTTTTAATTTGTTCAACACACTGCCACAACTTCAATGGACTTGGGTTTGATTTTTTAATTCGAGGAAAAACGGAATATTTTGCATGTGGCACGTCACTCCTTTGCAGTTTTTTGTCAGTAGGGGGCGACATTGTGGTTCTGACAAACTAAGGCGGGGGTAGGCAAACTTTAGGTTTTAAATTGTACATTAGAGCCCAGGTCATTGATAGATGAGCTAAAGTTAAAAATGTGTGTAGTATTTTGTGATTCTCTAAATATGGCAATTTCTACTTTTATTTATTAGAACAAAAATGAATGGCAAATACTGTATTACCAGACAAAATTATTGGGAATCAAAAGTTAAAATGTGCatgtaaaattattttgaatacaAGTAAGTTAGTTCCTTATCAGaggtttgtttcagtttttTCAAGAGAGCGtagggttgaaaaaaaagtgacatttttttttctttttttcaatgcatttggAATGGGGGTCAATCAATTACGGATTTGTGACGTTtggtggaggagaagaagtGGGCCAGCCCACGAATAATCAAAAATTGAATATAATTGACTCCCGTTCTGAATGCattgaaaaggaaaacaagattttttttaaacctttttaaaattctttacaaaaaaagtgGATAAACCCCTGTTCTCAGGtgccatttccattcattcattcattcattttccgaaccgcttgatcctcactaggatcgcggggggtgctggagcctatcccagctgtcttcgggcagtaggcaggggacaccctgaatcggttgccagccaatcgcagggcacaggtGCCATTTCCAGCATTGAATTGCATTTGTCATTCTCACAGGCCCTTATCCTCAAATGACCATGATCATCAAGCAGCTCAAGATGGAGGGCTTCATGCAAAGCAGATGGGAGTCAAAGCACCCGGAGTCCCTCAGGAGGCTCATGGGCTGGCTGAAAGAGGTTTGTCGCTGACAAACACGTCGTCATTCCATTTCCTGCCGGCGTTTCTCGCCTGGAAATAAGGACTGGCTTTTGTTTGCGTCTCACAGGGTAAACTGCAGAGCCGCGAGCACATCACCAAAGGCTTTGAAAACATGCCGGCAGCTTTCATGGGCATGCTGCGAGGAGAAAACACTGGCAAAGCTATCGTGGCAGTCTGATGTGAAATCCAGGAAGATTACTGATCGACACTTTCGAAACACGCCTAAATGAcaacgcaactttttttttgtttttttgcaggacatattttcaaaatgttaaaaCATAGAAGTCACATGTCCGTTTTCACCACCTTCGCACAATACTACGATGATGCAATTGGCAGTAATTATACATGATGTCACAAGCTTGGCACACCTAAAGCGGAAATAAAAAGTCTACTACACACCAAGATTGTTGTCCAGATGCCAGGTTTTtgctatatgaaaaaaattagacCTAGTCAAATCATTTCATAAGTTTTTCCACCATTGGGAGGGATCACACTGTTGTTCAAAGGTATCAGTTCAAAGAAGAGTCTAAAAAATAATCTATagaggaaacaaaacaatgaagacAGTCTACAGGAAGTAGGAACCAATGGCACAACCATGACATTACAAACACCTGGATATCTCCCCAAATTTGAAATTGATGGAAAGAGAACAAAAATGGTCAGATAGGCTGCCAGGATGCAAACATTAAAGCAGCTGGAAGAAttcaaaaaaacacatgaaataTTGTCAACACGGGAGAAACTATATAGTGGTCTGACGAGACCCAATAACTTTTTTGTCCATACATCCAAAAGGTATTTTTGGCCCAAACACAATACGTAtcctaaaacacacacgcaatcaTTGTTTTACTGCGACTGTCTTTTCTCAGTTTTCTTACTTGATAAATAaagactggcaaccagttcagagtgtctcccgagcctactgcccaaagacggctgggctaggctccagcacgccccgcgatccTTTTAAGGAtaaagaggatcagaaaatggatggatggataaataaacgTTAAACAAAAGAATAGACCACAGATTCTAACCATCACGATTATAGGCTTCATGCTAAAGTTGACCATTGTCGTGTTGCCCCATCATTTAAGCCTGATTTTGAATCTCAACGGGCTGGGATGAAAATCTCATCCCTCTGGTTACCAAAGATGCGTTACTATCGTTAAGTGAACCACTTAGTGGTTTTGTGGTTGTGGGGGCAACAGTGATGTGTGTGAAGCCGTCCCCTCACGTACCGGAAAATCAAATGTGATTTGTTCTTAAATACTGTACTACACAATAAAATGTTAGACTTTCACAAAACTCAAATGATTCataaaaatactgaaaatatAAGAGCAATACTATTGAGTGAATTTGGTTGACATGACGTGAAAAGATAAAAACTTGAAGTACATGATGCATTATTTTGCTTCtgttgtaaacacacacacacatacattcattTCACTCCAAAAATAGTTTTCTCTCATTTACAAAATGCCAatctttggagaaaaaaactaaaatagattgaaaaaaaagtaatccaaTGTTGTCTCAGCCTACTTAAAAAAGACAACCAGTACACTTGGTTAAAATGCACTGTACGTATACTGCAATGACGGAGGGTTAGAATTAACTATTTTTACTTACCGAAGCTTGACTTTTATTGTGGAAGGTACGACGATTTCCTCTTGAGGCCGTGTTGAACTTGACGCAGGGAGGAGTGTGTGGCAAGGAAACCGCGGTGCCTGCGCAGAAACTGACTCATTTTCCATTTCGGCGTCAAGTGTTTTGCACAACCCCGGTGCGTTTTCCCCACCAACCGTCGCCATGGTTGTAGTCAGCATTGAAAGCACGGTAAGTTAGCTTTTCTTCAATGTGTTTGGAACGCTTTCGTTTGCTCAACTAATATAGGGTATTTGGCATGTCTCCACCATCGATGCCGCCCTCTGGAACAGTTCCTGTAATGTGTGGACTTTGCTGTCACGTAACTACGGAAGGAATAGTTCGGACCTCGAATTGACGCAATTACACAACGTAATGGCTAGAACTACATAAAAGGCTCGGAGTAGGTCGATaattattcaaataaaaacacttggGGAGCTAACTCGgtcgggtgggggagggggggggcattggaGTAACTCGAGCACAGTGGGGCCGAGCTAAAGCTACcggtaatgctaatgctaatcccACGGCACACAGGCGTCATCACACCAACATTTCCGGACACACGCCGAGTCTCAATCCAATCAAGTCAACGACGACAATGAAGGGTAGTTTGGAGTGTATCGGACCCGTGAAAAGGAAGAttttatttcaagaaaatgttgaCCTGTTGAGGCGGGAAAACCGAGTACTATTAATCCGCCCCTAAAATAACTTGATTAGTCAACGATATCCTGGCAAACATGTAATTGAAATGTCATTCTTGGTTTATTTTCCCCCTTAAAACTCACCGAAGCTGAACTTAAAAGTTCGTCTCGCTCGAGTGCTTGTTTCTGATCTACAGGTATTTGGGTTTATTCGACGGTGTCATCAAAACGATGACAAATTACCTCAAAATGGAGATCGAACCTGGCGGTCACCTCATACTGACGTCATGCTGCGTTCGGGGTCAGCGGGACAAATGGTTTAATCCAAAATAAGTTCGTTTCGAGGCAAAGTCTTTtagctatttt
This window of the Hippocampus zosterae strain Florida chromosome 1, ASM2543408v3, whole genome shotgun sequence genome carries:
- the LOC127604691 gene encoding prostaglandin reductase 1-like, with translation MVRAQTWILAKHFNGFPKESDFQLKEEELPEPKAGEVLLEALFLSVDPYMRPFSRVRMKEGDVMIGTQVAKVIQTNNASFPVGAHVVSRDGWRTHTVSDGSNLVPVMPDWPLDVSLSLALGIIGMPGLTALYGIEEVLELKSGETLLVNAAAGAVGSVVGQMAKMKGCRVVGSAGSDAKVAFLKELGFDEAFNYKTVASLEETLKKAAPDGYDCFFENVGGPFSSVAMSQMKDFGRIAVCGSISTYNDTEVQTGPYPQMTMIIKQLKMEGFMQSRWESKHPESLRRLMGWLKEGKLQSREHITKGFENMPAAFMGMLRGENTGKAIVAV
- the haus3 gene encoding HAUS augmin-like complex subunit 3 isoform X2, translated to MLNGGQFVEAMARLGYSAASSLEASDFDWLFNSSQENLRLLCFVCRSLNRSNVLTTEEVLAYQELQKSGTPILDEAALVKVLKTIGPSQESSAAEDGVTVENLEAELQALMKEKARKRQHCKRLQALAASRADVHPRLVAELESAASQLTEANAFLAGENANTNAELQVLVGKVGELASHLSVQPEAVHSSAGRKHKPLLSQLSLNLYLSQEELNTKTLSAFTRKHFFTDLVETSCSERFQLLDLSSREGKEEEENEEKNEVDQLARLRLAHIMAQHQLMRAAADEKSVKAGLDWLSEKSSGVKSIADSASLHTREAASRKELQAVEAEIEALLHGPVPLDVWEATRLLYGPVVKRVLALQLARQDYLTTKLDEVRDNLLRQKASFDILHLAQQIELRKWGVCLNHLTNVNTRLVKERKVTSLRFEALAHPELALNMRPNPIITNMDAAFRRLLQILDQDSSQGREEPFQTYEALDQAAHGLASNLQASRAALAAAYRDQYFRMAQLQGHCEVLHGAVSTEFQELVLRPQELMEKLKEAELLLQRFQKAIQEITGIVKTKRSQLEHNSLLRRERELYVCFHLDVGLLQKVVEKLERRVNLTTERP
- the haus3 gene encoding HAUS augmin-like complex subunit 3 isoform X1, producing the protein MLNGGQFVEAMARLGYSAASSLEASDFDWLFNSSQENLRLLCFVCRSLNRSNVLTTEEVLAYQELQKSGTPILDEAALVKVLKTIGPSQESSAAEDGVTVENLEAELQALMKEKARKRQHCKRLQALAASRADVHPRLVAELESAASQLTEANAFLAGENANTNAELQVLVGKVGELASHLSVQPEAVHSSAGRKHKPLLSQLSLNLYLSQEELNTKTLSAFTRKHFFTDLVETSCSERFQLLDLSSREGKEEEENEEKNEVDQLARLRLAHIMAQHQLMRAAADEKSVKAGLDWLSEKSSGVKSIADSASLHTREAASRKELQAVEAEIEALLHGPVPLDVWEATRLLYGPVVKRVLALQLARQDYLTTKLDEVRDNLLRQKASFDILHLAQQIELRKWGVCLNHLTNVNTRLVKERKVTSLRFEALAHPELALNMRPNPIITNMDAAFRRLLQILDQDSSQGREEPFQTYEALDQAAHGLASNLQASRAALAAAYRDQYFRMAQLQGHCEVLHGAVSTEFQELVLRPQVCPAASADQELLCPNAQELMEKLKEAELLLQRFQKAIQEITGIVKTKRSQLEHNSLLRRERELYVCFHLDVGLLQKVVEKLERRVNLTTERP